One segment of Heliomicrobium gestii DNA contains the following:
- a CDS encoding MFS transporter, giving the protein MNQGEASRLVAPLWTKSFIFICLTNLFMFTSFYFLLPTLPVFVTSGLGGDESSVGYIIGILSLTAVMVRPLSGYLLDAVGRKKVLFLALIAFCLATSAYHIVAGLTALLLLRGLHGMTWGFATTGAGTVAADVVPAQRRGEGLGYYGLSNTLAMAAGPSMGLFVLAQGGFPALFSASLILAVLALLSLLGVSYEDAFDGRGNRKGGGSKGDAKEEPQKPGLSLVNLFEPSVFSLSAVMGFIAIVYGGIVSFITLLAKEIGVPNAGIYFLIYALTLLVIRPWAGRAFDRQGPKRIMMIGFISMITAFVLLFLAKGVGLFVLSAVSMGVGFGIVQPTLMAMAMNQVPPFRRGAANGTLMSAFDLGIGFGSIALGYVSKLAGLSGMYLVCAVIIVIPALLFFRFAR; this is encoded by the coding sequence ATGAATCAAGGGGAAGCCTCGCGTCTCGTCGCGCCGTTATGGACAAAAAGCTTTATCTTCATCTGCCTGACAAACCTATTTATGTTTACCAGTTTCTATTTTCTGTTGCCTACGCTGCCCGTATTCGTCACCAGCGGTCTCGGCGGTGATGAGAGCAGCGTGGGTTACATCATCGGCATCCTGTCCCTAACGGCCGTCATGGTCCGCCCGCTTTCAGGCTACCTGCTGGACGCTGTGGGGCGAAAAAAGGTGCTCTTTTTGGCGCTGATCGCCTTCTGCCTGGCCACATCCGCCTACCATATCGTCGCCGGTTTGACAGCGCTGCTTTTATTGCGGGGCCTGCACGGCATGACTTGGGGATTTGCGACGACCGGCGCCGGCACGGTGGCCGCTGATGTGGTGCCAGCCCAGCGGCGGGGCGAGGGCCTCGGCTACTACGGTCTTTCCAACACACTGGCCATGGCCGCCGGTCCCAGCATGGGCCTCTTCGTTCTCGCTCAGGGAGGTTTTCCGGCCCTTTTTAGCGCTAGCCTCATTTTGGCTGTCCTGGCGTTGCTCAGTCTGCTCGGGGTGTCTTATGAGGACGCTTTTGATGGACGAGGCAACCGAAAGGGAGGCGGTTCAAAGGGGGATGCAAAAGAGGAGCCTCAAAAGCCCGGTCTATCACTGGTCAACCTATTTGAACCCTCGGTTTTTTCCCTATCTGCCGTCATGGGCTTTATCGCCATCGTCTACGGCGGCATTGTTTCCTTTATTACGCTGTTGGCAAAGGAGATCGGCGTGCCCAACGCCGGTATCTACTTCCTCATCTACGCCTTGACCCTGTTGGTCATCCGCCCTTGGGCTGGCCGCGCCTTCGATCGGCAGGGGCCGAAACGGATCATGATGATCGGTTTTATCAGCATGATTACGGCTTTTGTGCTGCTCTTTCTTGCCAAGGGTGTCGGATTATTTGTGCTTTCTGCTGTTTCCATGGGGGTCGGATTTGGTATCGTGCAACCCACCTTGATGGCGATGGCCATGAATCAGGTGCCGCCCTTCCGGCGGGGCGCCGCCAATGGCACGTTGATGAGCGCCTTCGACCTTGGGATTGGCTTCGGTTCCATCGCGCTTGGTTATGTTTCCAAACTGGCGGGTTTATCGGGGATGTATCTGGTCTGCGCGGTGATCATTGTGATTCCGGCGTTGCTGTTTTTCCGGTTTGCGCGTTAG